The Streptomonospora litoralis genome window below encodes:
- a CDS encoding BCCT family transporter — MVQQLSRRLGLVTNPVIFSVSAGLTVLFVAASILFTDTIDALFGAASAWILVNLGWFYILGVTTFLIFLLGLACTRYGRVRLGGQDERPEYGTMSWFAMLFAAGIGTILMFWGVAEPISHFANPPQGDVEPQSVQAAEQAMGYTLYHFGLHTWTIFCLPALAFAYFIYKRGLPVRVSSIFQPFLGDRINGPIGRIIDITAVMGTLFGVAVSLGLGTLQINSGLSALFGITESKTAQVVIIAVITAVAVTSVALGLDRGVRRLSNINIVMAIGLLLFIMFTGSPLFLVRGIIESVGTYASWLVPLSFWNDTFGHTGWQGNWTVFYWAWTITWSPFVGIFIARISKGRTIRQFILGVLGLPTAFTIIWFSVFGLSAMNIQLNGPGGLVRAVVEQNDIPGALFAFLENYPLTTLISGLAVVIVAIFFTTSSDSASLVVDMLCSGTEEAGPVRQRVFWAVTEGVVAATLLAATGQSGLDALTEVIIVVGLPFFVFGFLMMVALVRALTADCRQPRSPEITT; from the coding sequence ATGGTGCAGCAACTAAGCCGCAGGCTCGGGCTCGTCACCAACCCGGTCATCTTTTCGGTGTCGGCGGGTTTGACCGTGCTCTTCGTCGCCGCCTCGATCCTCTTCACCGACACCATCGACGCCCTTTTCGGTGCCGCATCGGCCTGGATTCTCGTCAATCTCGGCTGGTTCTACATCCTGGGCGTGACGACGTTCCTCATCTTCCTGCTCGGCCTGGCGTGCACCCGGTACGGGCGTGTGCGGCTGGGCGGCCAGGACGAGCGCCCCGAGTACGGCACCATGTCGTGGTTCGCCATGCTGTTCGCCGCCGGCATCGGCACGATCCTGATGTTCTGGGGCGTGGCCGAGCCCATCAGCCACTTCGCGAACCCGCCGCAGGGCGACGTCGAGCCGCAGTCGGTCCAGGCGGCAGAGCAGGCCATGGGCTACACGCTGTACCACTTCGGACTGCACACCTGGACCATCTTCTGCCTGCCGGCACTGGCGTTCGCCTACTTCATCTACAAGCGCGGGCTGCCCGTGCGGGTCAGCTCGATCTTCCAACCGTTCCTCGGCGACCGCATCAACGGTCCCATCGGCAGGATCATCGACATCACCGCGGTCATGGGCACGCTGTTCGGCGTCGCCGTCTCGCTCGGCCTGGGCACGCTGCAGATCAACAGCGGCCTGTCCGCCCTCTTCGGCATTACCGAGTCGAAGACCGCCCAGGTGGTGATCATCGCCGTCATCACCGCCGTCGCGGTGACCTCGGTGGCCCTGGGCCTCGACCGGGGTGTGCGCCGGCTGTCCAACATCAACATCGTCATGGCCATCGGCCTGCTGCTGTTCATCATGTTCACCGGGTCGCCGCTGTTCCTGGTCCGGGGCATCATCGAGAGCGTCGGCACCTACGCCAGTTGGCTGGTCCCGCTGTCCTTCTGGAACGACACCTTCGGCCACACCGGCTGGCAGGGCAACTGGACCGTGTTCTACTGGGCCTGGACCATCACCTGGTCGCCGTTCGTGGGCATCTTCATCGCCCGCATCTCCAAGGGACGCACCATCCGGCAGTTCATCCTGGGTGTCCTCGGCTTGCCCACGGCCTTCACCATCATCTGGTTCAGCGTCTTCGGGCTGTCGGCCATGAACATCCAACTGAACGGCCCCGGCGGACTGGTGCGGGCGGTGGTCGAGCAGAACGACATCCCCGGCGCCCTCTTCGCGTTCCTGGAGAACTACCCGCTCACCACGCTGATCTCCGGCCTCGCCGTGGTGATCGTGGCGATCTTCTTCACGACGTCGTCGGACTCGGCGTCGCTTGTGGTCGACATGCTCTGCTCGGGCACCGAGGAGGCCGGGCCGGTGCGCCAGCGCGTGTTCTGGGCCGTGACCGAAGGCGTGGTGGCGGCTACCCTGCTGGCGGCCACCGGGCAGAGCGGGCTGGACGCCCTCACCGAAGTGATCATCGTAGTGGGGCTGCCGTTCTTCGTATTCGGCTTTTTGATGATGGTCGCGCTGGTGCGCGCGCTGACGGCCGACTGCCGTCAGCCGCGGAGCCCGGAGATCACCACGTGA
- a CDS encoding ATP-binding protein yields MAQCDGVDDDVGIYTLQAFRTFPGTPDECREARLWARVHMRPFPDVADAVELVVSEFFGNAIRHSASGESGGMVFVSLVGLVSGALHLEVHDDGPRTDAPRTAARVVTPDLERPDGRGLFLAAALTKEWGRLPGKGGPGYAERGYTSIFDAVCEQDDGEYCGPMVTWADFTTAVREHRWSA; encoded by the coding sequence ATGGCCCAGTGCGACGGAGTGGACGACGACGTCGGAATCTACACGCTGCAGGCGTTCCGTACTTTCCCCGGCACGCCTGACGAATGCCGTGAAGCCCGGCTGTGGGCGCGAGTGCATATGCGCCCCTTTCCCGATGTCGCCGACGCTGTCGAACTCGTCGTGAGTGAGTTCTTCGGCAACGCCATCCGCCACAGCGCATCCGGCGAGTCCGGCGGAATGGTCTTCGTGAGCCTCGTGGGCCTGGTCTCCGGGGCACTGCACCTGGAGGTGCACGACGACGGCCCCCGCACCGACGCGCCGCGCACCGCGGCGCGCGTGGTCACCCCCGACCTTGAGCGGCCGGACGGACGCGGGCTTTTCCTGGCCGCGGCCCTGACCAAGGAGTGGGGACGGCTGCCCGGTAAGGGCGGTCCCGGCTACGCCGAGCGCGGCTACACCAGCATCTTCGACGCCGTCTGCGAGCAGGACGACGGCGAGTACTGCGGTCCCATGGTGACCTGGGCCGACTTCACTACCGCGGTGCGGGAGCACCGCTGGTCGGCCTGA
- a CDS encoding putative glycolipid-binding domain-containing protein gives MSSSPADPIAWSRIDVSAGLGVGALLAEPGGVRLEASETVADARGRFSSRTTVRADLAWASIQARVEVLAAAGSSAVALDREAGGWLVGGLRLPELDGCLDVEVAATPLTNTLPIRRLGLRTGEYRDISVVRVDVPSLRVQRASRRYTRMCAADGRERYEYSGCPDGPYVLTVDRDGLVVDYEGLAVRVH, from the coding sequence ATGTCCTCCTCGCCCGCGGATCCCATCGCCTGGTCGCGGATCGACGTCTCGGCCGGACTGGGGGTGGGCGCCCTGCTCGCCGAGCCGGGCGGGGTCCGCCTGGAGGCGAGCGAGACGGTCGCCGACGCCCGCGGCCGCTTCTCCAGCCGCACCACCGTCCGCGCCGATCTCGCCTGGGCCAGCATCCAGGCGCGGGTGGAGGTGCTCGCCGCCGCGGGGTCGAGCGCGGTCGCACTGGACCGGGAAGCCGGCGGCTGGCTGGTCGGCGGCCTGCGCCTGCCCGAGCTGGACGGCTGTCTGGACGTGGAGGTCGCCGCCACTCCGCTGACCAACACCCTGCCGATCCGCCGGCTCGGGCTGAGGACGGGGGAGTACCGCGACATTTCCGTGGTGCGCGTCGATGTGCCGAGCCTGCGCGTGCAGCGGGCGAGTCGGCGTTACACCCGCATGTGCGCGGCGGACGGCCGGGAGCGCTACGAGTACAGCGGCTGCCCGGACGGGCCCTACGTGCTCACGGTGGACCGTGACGGCCTGGTGGTCGACTACGAGGGCCTGGCGGTGCGGGTGCACTGA
- the putP gene encoding sodium/proline symporter PutP, protein MDTSTLASIATFAAYFIVMIAIGIGVYNRTKSLSDFVLGGRRLNSWVAALSANASDFSAWLLLGLPGAIYLSGLGEAWIAVGLGIGFAASWWLVAGRLRVYTERVTDARSGGDSDSLTLSSYLENRFADRSGVLRLVSAVLILLFYLFYVASGLVAMGGLFNQVFGMPSSAAILVGVSIVVLYTFLGGFLAVSLTDVLQAAMMWIALLIVPVVGILAINADPDRNAAGLSDILGGVEGSVGDALAPMVVISGLAWGIGYLGQPHILARFMGIRSATDVRQAGAISVTWAITAMVMAVVLGFTGAVYFQSPLDNPEQVFAQLIQAVLSPWVAGLLLAAILAAVMSTADSQLLVGASAITEDGYRAFVKRDASATSLVWISRGAVIAIAVVAAWIALSGNNTIMGLVGYAWAGFGAGFGPVILLSLYWRNMNRAAALAGMVGGGATAVLWDILDNTGISLGPIAVGPLETGLYAMVPAVAVSLLGIVVFRFAGRATLQMHDDFDRVEREFTGSPGVLKR, encoded by the coding sequence TTGGATACGTCGACACTGGCGTCGATCGCCACCTTCGCCGCTTACTTCATCGTCATGATCGCGATCGGTATCGGCGTATACAACCGCACGAAGTCGCTATCGGACTTCGTCCTGGGCGGCCGGAGGCTGAACAGCTGGGTGGCCGCGCTCAGTGCCAACGCCAGTGACTTCAGCGCGTGGCTGCTGCTGGGCCTGCCCGGCGCGATCTACCTCTCCGGTCTGGGCGAAGCGTGGATCGCCGTCGGCCTTGGCATCGGATTCGCGGCGAGCTGGTGGCTGGTCGCCGGGCGGCTGCGGGTCTACACCGAGCGGGTCACCGACGCCCGCAGCGGGGGCGACTCCGACTCGCTGACGCTCTCCTCCTACCTGGAGAACCGCTTCGCCGACCGCAGCGGCGTGCTGCGCCTGGTGTCGGCGGTGCTGATCCTGCTGTTCTACCTGTTCTACGTGGCCTCCGGTCTGGTCGCCATGGGCGGGCTGTTCAACCAGGTGTTCGGCATGCCCAGCTCCGCCGCCATCCTCGTCGGGGTCTCCATCGTGGTCCTCTACACCTTCCTCGGCGGCTTCCTCGCAGTGAGCCTGACCGACGTCCTGCAGGCCGCGATGATGTGGATCGCGCTGCTCATCGTTCCGGTCGTGGGCATCCTCGCCATCAACGCCGACCCCGACCGCAACGCCGCCGGCCTCTCCGACATCCTGGGCGGCGTCGAGGGCAGCGTGGGCGACGCGCTCGCGCCGATGGTCGTCATCTCCGGCCTGGCCTGGGGTATCGGCTACCTCGGCCAGCCGCACATCCTCGCCCGGTTCATGGGCATCCGCTCGGCCACCGACGTGCGGCAGGCCGGCGCCATCAGCGTCACCTGGGCCATCACCGCGATGGTCATGGCGGTGGTGCTCGGATTCACCGGCGCCGTCTACTTCCAGTCCCCCCTCGACAACCCCGAGCAGGTCTTCGCCCAGCTGATCCAGGCGGTGCTCAGCCCGTGGGTGGCCGGACTGCTGCTGGCGGCGATCCTCGCCGCGGTGATGAGCACCGCGGACTCCCAGCTGCTGGTGGGCGCCTCCGCCATCACCGAGGACGGCTACCGCGCGTTCGTCAAGCGCGACGCCTCGGCGACGTCGCTGGTGTGGATCAGCCGCGGCGCCGTCATCGCGATCGCGGTGGTGGCCGCCTGGATCGCGCTGTCGGGCAACAACACCATCATGGGTCTGGTCGGCTACGCCTGGGCCGGTTTCGGCGCTGGGTTCGGCCCGGTAATCCTGCTGTCCCTCTACTGGCGCAACATGAACCGGGCCGCCGCGCTCGCCGGCATGGTCGGCGGCGGCGCGACCGCCGTCCTCTGGGACATCCTGGACAACACCGGTATCAGCCTCGGCCCGATCGCCGTCGGGCCGTTGGAGACCGGCCTCTACGCGATGGTGCCGGCGGTCGCGGTCAGCCTGCTGGGCATCGTCGTCTTCCGGTTCGCGGGCCGCGCGACGCTGCAGATGCATGACGACTTCGACCGCGTGGAGCGCGAGTTCACCGGTTCGCCGGGCGTGCTGAAACGCTGA
- a CDS encoding HAD family hydrolase, with amino-acid sequence MSLLHVFDMDGTLINGTSAAVEIARTCGTEAELLDLERAFSVGEIDTKTFSATLHALWTELTEEHIDRAFAACPFLEEIAEVCADIRARGELSLVVTMSADFFARRLLDFGFDDVVASRFPSLPFPAHSLDPAAVLVPEDKVRIVEDAREHAGIALRKCVAYGDSMSDAPLFRHLDHSVAVNADHHLAGIARAEYRGPSLMAAYERGRALLADEAG; translated from the coding sequence ATGAGCCTCCTACACGTCTTCGACATGGACGGCACCCTCATCAACGGCACCAGCGCGGCGGTGGAGATCGCCCGCACCTGCGGGACCGAGGCGGAACTACTGGATTTGGAGCGGGCGTTCAGCGTCGGCGAGATCGACACGAAGACGTTCTCCGCGACGCTGCACGCCCTGTGGACGGAGCTGACCGAGGAGCACATCGACCGGGCGTTCGCCGCGTGCCCCTTCCTGGAGGAGATCGCCGAGGTCTGCGCCGACATCCGCGCCCGCGGGGAGCTCTCGCTCGTCGTCACCATGTCCGCGGACTTCTTCGCCCGGCGGCTGCTCGACTTCGGCTTCGACGACGTCGTCGCCTCCCGGTTCCCCTCACTCCCCTTCCCGGCGCATTCGCTCGACCCCGCCGCCGTCCTGGTACCCGAGGACAAGGTGCGCATCGTCGAAGACGCCCGCGAGCACGCCGGCATCGCGCTGCGGAAGTGCGTGGCCTACGGCGACTCGATGTCGGACGCACCGCTGTTCCGCCACCTCGACCACAGCGTGGCGGTCAACGCCGACCACCACCTGGCCGGGATCGCACGGGCGGAGTACCGCGGCCCCAGCCTGATGGCGGCCTACGAGCGCGGCCGTGCGCTGCTCGCCGACGAGGCGGGGTGA
- a CDS encoding NYN domain-containing protein — MDRCALFVDAGYLLADGAMAVHGTRNRDSVSWDYAGLVQLLNEVARDRTRLPLLRCYWYEATSDGRRTQEQDGIADIPGIKFRAARIRPGRREGVESYVQRDLTTLARTGVLCEAVLVSGDEDMAQVVSDVQDLGVRVTVVHISVEGNWTISRALRRECDDLIEIGAGHLRPHVTLLSGVGDEDAVETTTPLSNGRSHSAPEMPRRPVAANPAPGRVEPAAAPSGGYEPVFANTGGQSAMSGSAMDQLRAMQQSIAQQRGGDALAPQGGGDPQRGSPSGPIDANGFPSGGQTPPPVSGTGAHTGMSGAQPPAEPGYGMTGNTGPHPGMRGVQNPYGQQQGPQAAPQPQPGHHTGGHPAQGPPSGGYPAQGPPSGGYPAQGHPSGGYPAPGHHTGGHPAQGHPAGGHPAPGGHQYERENPPSRNTPPPGPDPRYGTNTGENPGFGGNTGPNPTFGASTEDDSPFGSHGGGRSGSAVGTGPQPEHRLQHGPYTDPTPSVGPHGAAGAVPAGTVDDAVHVARREGNDFAESIARDAPALWMEAVLVRRPRMPSDLEARLLQGSALPIDYLLRDEVREALRQGFWGALERAARG; from the coding sequence GTGGATCGCTGCGCGCTATTCGTAGACGCCGGCTACCTCCTCGCCGACGGTGCGATGGCAGTGCACGGAACCCGCAACCGCGATTCCGTGTCATGGGACTACGCCGGTCTCGTGCAACTCCTCAACGAAGTGGCGCGTGACCGCACACGACTCCCGCTGTTGCGCTGCTACTGGTACGAGGCGACCTCCGACGGCCGCCGCACCCAGGAGCAGGACGGAATCGCGGACATTCCCGGCATCAAGTTCAGAGCCGCGCGCATTCGTCCCGGCAGACGGGAGGGTGTCGAGAGTTATGTCCAGCGGGACCTGACCACCCTGGCGCGCACTGGCGTGCTCTGCGAGGCGGTGCTCGTCAGCGGCGACGAGGACATGGCTCAGGTCGTGTCCGACGTCCAGGACCTCGGTGTCCGCGTGACCGTCGTGCACATCTCGGTCGAGGGGAACTGGACCATCTCGCGGGCCCTGCGCCGCGAGTGCGACGACCTGATCGAGATCGGGGCGGGCCACCTGCGCCCGCATGTCACCCTGCTGTCGGGGGTGGGCGACGAAGACGCGGTCGAGACCACCACGCCGTTGAGCAACGGCCGCTCGCACAGCGCGCCGGAGATGCCGCGAAGGCCGGTTGCCGCCAACCCCGCGCCGGGCCGCGTCGAACCGGCGGCCGCCCCCTCGGGCGGCTACGAGCCGGTCTTCGCCAACACCGGCGGGCAGTCGGCGATGAGCGGCAGCGCGATGGACCAGTTGCGCGCGATGCAGCAGAGCATCGCCCAGCAGCGGGGCGGCGACGCACTGGCCCCGCAGGGCGGCGGCGACCCGCAGCGCGGATCGCCGTCCGGCCCCATCGACGCCAACGGCTTCCCCTCCGGCGGGCAGACTCCTCCGCCCGTCAGCGGCACCGGTGCCCACACCGGGATGTCCGGAGCCCAGCCGCCGGCCGAGCCCGGCTACGGCATGACGGGCAACACCGGGCCGCACCCGGGCATGCGCGGTGTGCAGAACCCCTACGGCCAGCAGCAGGGCCCCCAGGCGGCTCCGCAGCCCCAGCCGGGCCACCACACCGGCGGCCACCCCGCGCAGGGTCCCCCGAGTGGCGGTTATCCGGCGCAGGGTCCCCCGAGTGGCGGTTATCCGGCGCAGGGCCACCCCAGCGGCGGGTACCCCGCGCCCGGGCACCACACCGGTGGCCATCCGGCACAGGGCCACCCCGCGGGCGGACACCCGGCGCCGGGCGGGCACCAGTACGAGCGCGAGAACCCACCATCCCGGAACACGCCACCTCCCGGACCGGACCCCCGGTACGGGACGAATACCGGCGAGAACCCGGGGTTCGGAGGTAATACCGGGCCAAACCCTACTTTTGGGGCCAGTACGGAAGATGACTCCCCCTTCGGGAGTCACGGCGGAGGCCGGTCAGGTTCCGCCGTTGGTACTGGCCCCCAGCCCGAACACCGCCTACAGCACGGTCCCTACACAGATCCCACCCCCAGCGTGGGACCTCACGGTGCCGCCGGTGCAGTGCCGGCGGGCACCGTCGACGACGCGGTGCATGTCGCGCGCCGAGAGGGGAACGATTTCGCCGAGTCGATCGCCCGCGACGCCCCCGCGCTGTGGATGGAGGCGGTTCTGGTGCGCCGCCCGCGCATGCCCTCCGACCTGGAGGCACGCCTTCTACAGGGGTCGGCGCTGCCGATCGACTACCTGCTCCGCGACGAGGTCCGCGAGGCCCTGCGGCAGGGTTTCTGGGGCGCGTTGGAACGCGCGGCCAGAGGGTGA
- a CDS encoding sigma-70 family RNA polymerase sigma factor: protein MTEPHVDYEERLVGDNELLARVREGDSGAFAELYTRHAGSARGLARQLVRSESEVDDAVAETFARVLGVLGRGGGPVDGFRPYLLTALRHVVYDRYRGEKRQVVTDDMESFDSGEPFVDPALAGLERSLIARAYLSLPERWQAVLWYTEIEGAKPAEAAPGLGMNPNSVAALAYRAREGLRQAYLQMHLADGAAESCRPAVSRLGAYIRGGLAKRDTAAVDRHLDQCGDCREVCAELTDVNAGLRGIVLPLVAGPAAAAYLAAAGAVPFGIGGWWQRLPKRGQQAAAGGTAAAAVAAAVAFALVSNETPAPPRPEAPPAAAAQPAQPPPPAAPEQPPSEPEPPAPAAPPAVERAASAPAPEPEPRSDEPAPEAPPPPERQSASPSEPPPSPRPPEPPTEPPPEPRPEPEVEISVGPQGVSVRGPSTDVRVGAGGVSVRDADGGVQVGHGGVSVRGPGADVQVGAGGVSVPLPSEAGGAGASPQPTPELATDAPGGGAAAAEVRSRPGSAPPSRGRRRRRIRSSAGGPVRARGRRAHAASARPSAALPGPARRFGAALVAWRDSYSPSDRGWRGGIQTPADLVRLWRVLSTGPVPNTGRTRCVILAPGYEPTGRGGVAWIAARYS, encoded by the coding sequence ATGACCGAACCCCATGTCGACTACGAAGAGCGACTCGTCGGTGACAACGAGCTGCTCGCGCGGGTCCGCGAAGGCGACAGCGGAGCATTCGCCGAGCTCTACACCCGCCACGCCGGCTCGGCCCGCGGGCTGGCCCGCCAGCTGGTCCGCAGCGAGAGCGAGGTGGACGACGCCGTCGCCGAGACGTTCGCGCGCGTGCTCGGGGTGCTAGGCCGCGGCGGCGGTCCCGTGGACGGTTTCCGTCCCTATCTGCTGACCGCGCTGCGCCACGTCGTCTACGACCGGTACCGCGGCGAGAAGCGTCAGGTCGTCACCGACGACATGGAGAGTTTCGACTCCGGCGAACCCTTCGTCGACCCGGCCTTGGCCGGCCTGGAGCGCTCGCTCATCGCGCGCGCCTACCTCTCTCTGCCCGAGCGCTGGCAGGCGGTGCTCTGGTACACCGAGATCGAAGGGGCCAAGCCCGCCGAGGCGGCGCCCGGCCTGGGGATGAATCCCAACAGCGTGGCGGCGCTGGCCTACCGGGCTCGCGAGGGACTTCGCCAGGCGTATCTGCAGATGCACCTGGCCGACGGCGCGGCGGAGTCCTGCCGTCCGGCTGTGAGCAGGCTCGGCGCCTACATCCGCGGCGGTCTGGCCAAGCGCGACACCGCGGCCGTCGACCGCCACCTCGACCAGTGCGGCGACTGCCGCGAGGTCTGCGCCGAGCTGACGGACGTCAACGCCGGGCTGCGCGGGATCGTGCTCCCGCTGGTCGCGGGTCCGGCCGCGGCGGCCTACCTCGCAGCGGCCGGGGCCGTGCCGTTCGGCATCGGCGGCTGGTGGCAGCGGCTGCCCAAGCGCGGCCAGCAGGCCGCGGCGGGCGGCACCGCGGCTGCGGCGGTCGCGGCGGCCGTCGCGTTCGCGCTGGTGAGCAACGAGACACCGGCACCGCCGCGGCCGGAGGCGCCTCCGGCGGCTGCCGCCCAGCCCGCCCAGCCCCCTCCTCCCGCCGCCCCCGAACAGCCGCCCTCCGAGCCGGAACCGCCCGCTCCCGCCGCTCCGCCTGCCGTCGAACGGGCGGCATCAGCACCGGCCCCGGAGCCGGAGCCGCGCTCAGACGAGCCCGCACCCGAGGCACCCCCGCCGCCCGAGCGGCAGTCGGCCTCGCCGTCTGAGCCACCGCCGTCGCCCCGCCCTCCGGAGCCGCCCACTGAACCGCCGCCTGAACCGCGGCCCGAACCCGAGGTGGAGATCAGCGTCGGTCCGCAAGGCGTGTCGGTGCGGGGACCGAGCACAGACGTCCGGGTCGGCGCCGGCGGGGTGTCGGTGCGGGACGCGGACGGTGGTGTCCAGGTCGGCCACGGCGGCGTCTCGGTGCGGGGACCGGGCGCAGACGTTCAGGTCGGCGCCGGCGGGGTGTCGGTGCCCCTCCCGAGCGAGGCCGGGGGCGCCGGCGCGTCCCCGCAACCGACGCCCGAGCTAGCGACTGATGCGCCCGGCGGCGGCGCCGCGGCCGCGGAAGTCCGCTCGCGGCCGGGTTCCGCGCCGCCCTCCCGCGGCCGCCGGCGCCGCCGTATCCGTTCGTCCGCGGGCGGCCCGGTCCGAGCCCGCGGCCGCCGCGCACACGCCGCGTCTGCGCGTCCCTCCGCGGCCCTGCCGGGGCCCGCCCGGCGGTTCGGCGCAGCGCTTGTGGCCTGGCGCGATTCGTATTCGCCGAGCGACCGCGGGTGGCGAGGCGGCATACAAACCCCGGCAGACTTGGTTAGGCTGTGGCGCGTCCTGTCTACAGGCCCAGTGCCGAACACCGGCAGGACCCGGTGCGTGATTCTCGCCCCGGGCTACGAACCAACGGGAAGGGGCGGTGTCGCGTGGATCGCTGCGCGCTATTCGTAG
- the cutA gene encoding divalent-cation tolerance protein CutA, which yields MADERDDAGAHVRVETTSDTRESADDLARSVVDRRLVACAQVEAAVTSYYRWEGEICADQEWRVVMKTARDRLGDLVEHLRSVHSYDVPEIIAVPVDGGNPAYLDWLVEETRP from the coding sequence ATGGCCGATGAGCGCGACGACGCGGGCGCGCACGTGCGCGTCGAGACCACCAGCGACACCCGCGAGTCCGCCGACGACCTCGCGCGCTCGGTCGTCGACCGGCGCCTGGTCGCCTGCGCCCAGGTCGAGGCGGCCGTCACCAGCTACTACCGCTGGGAGGGCGAGATCTGTGCCGACCAGGAGTGGCGGGTGGTGATGAAGACCGCCCGCGACCGCCTCGGCGACCTGGTCGAGCACCTGCGGTCCGTGCACTCCTACGACGTGCCCGAGATCATCGCCGTGCCCGTCGACGGCGGAAACCCCGCCTACCTCGACTGGCTCGTCGAGGAGACCCGGCCCTGA
- the pyrE gene encoding orotate phosphoribosyltransferase, with product MSDRDELLRHINDKAVVRGRVTLSSGREADYYVDLRRVTLDGAAAPLVGRAVLEATADLDYEAVGGLTLGADPVAAAVLHSAAAQGRRMDAFVVRKEGKAHGLQRRIEGPDVAGRRVLAVEDTSTTGGSVMTAVAALREAGAEVAGVAVILDRGAGEQVAAEGLDYRAVFQPEELRI from the coding sequence ATGAGCGACCGCGACGAACTCCTTCGACACATCAACGATAAGGCCGTCGTCCGCGGCCGGGTGACCCTCTCCTCGGGCCGGGAGGCCGACTACTACGTGGACCTGCGGCGGGTGACCCTGGACGGCGCCGCCGCGCCGCTGGTGGGCCGGGCGGTGCTGGAGGCCACCGCGGATCTGGACTACGAGGCGGTGGGCGGGCTGACCCTGGGCGCGGACCCGGTGGCGGCGGCCGTGCTGCACTCCGCGGCCGCACAGGGCCGTCGGATGGACGCGTTCGTGGTGCGCAAGGAGGGCAAGGCGCACGGTCTGCAGCGGCGGATCGAGGGGCCGGACGTGGCCGGGCGCCGGGTGCTGGCGGTGGAGGACACCTCGACGACGGGTGGTTCGGTGATGACCGCGGTGGCGGCGCTGCGCGAGGCCGGCGCGGAGGTGGCGGGGGTCGCCGTCATCCTGGACCGCGGAGCCGGGGAGCAGGTGGCCGCGGAAGGCCTGGACTACCGCGCGGTGTTCCAGCCGGAGGAACTGCGGATCTGA
- a CDS encoding RodZ domain-containing protein, whose amino-acid sequence MGRHRNDPRGIGQMLAIGGVIVLFITLVVLGGYFLYRSLPSDGAAAVPENAGTSADQQADDVRTGTLYIRVIGDASDVVVRVPGGDVLADTTLRTDEYVSFDESQTLNVTIGSPGEVEVYVHGDRQDVSGENPGYSFTVEP is encoded by the coding sequence GTGGGACGACATCGCAACGATCCGCGGGGCATCGGCCAGATGCTGGCCATCGGCGGAGTGATCGTGCTCTTCATCACCCTGGTGGTCCTCGGCGGCTACTTCCTCTACAGGTCGCTGCCCTCCGACGGGGCGGCCGCCGTACCCGAGAACGCCGGTACCTCCGCGGACCAGCAGGCCGACGACGTGCGGACGGGCACCCTCTACATCCGGGTGATCGGGGACGCGAGCGACGTGGTCGTCCGGGTGCCCGGCGGAGACGTGCTGGCGGACACCACCCTCAGGACCGACGAGTACGTCAGCTTCGACGAGTCCCAGACGCTCAACGTCACGATCGGCAGCCCGGGAGAGGTCGAGGTCTACGTCCACGGAGACCGCCAGGACGTCTCCGGTGAGAACCCCGGATACAGCTTCACCGTCGAGCCCTGA